The proteins below are encoded in one region of Microbacterium pygmaeum:
- a CDS encoding malate dehydrogenase: MAASDTSATTITITGAGGQIGYALLFRIAAGDMLGADRPVRLRLLEIPQGLRAAEGAALELQDCAFPLLRHIEITDDPLTAFEGCNIAMLVGARPRGPGMERADLLAANAGIFGPQGAAIGAAAAEDIRVVVVGNPANTNALLAADSAPDVPADRFTALTRLDHNRAVGQLTDALDAAPDDIDRLAIWGNHSATQFPDVSHAVVRGEPVIEALSARLGGLAAAEAWLDESFIPRVAKRGAEIIEVRGSSSVASAANAAIEHVRDEQAGTAWTSAAVVSTGEYGVPEGLVCSFPVRSEGSGYRVIEGLAISERSRARMDSSVAELVAERDAVRALGLG; encoded by the coding sequence ATGGCCGCTTCCGACACATCCGCCACGACGATCACGATCACGGGTGCGGGCGGTCAGATCGGCTACGCGCTGCTGTTCCGCATCGCGGCCGGCGACATGCTCGGTGCAGACCGGCCGGTGCGCCTGCGGCTGCTGGAGATCCCGCAGGGCCTGCGGGCTGCCGAGGGCGCCGCGCTGGAGCTGCAGGACTGCGCGTTCCCGCTCCTGCGTCACATCGAGATCACCGATGACCCGCTCACCGCCTTCGAGGGCTGCAACATCGCGATGCTGGTCGGCGCTCGCCCCCGAGGACCTGGAATGGAGCGCGCCGACCTGCTTGCGGCCAACGCCGGCATCTTCGGCCCGCAGGGCGCGGCGATCGGGGCCGCGGCAGCTGAGGACATCCGCGTCGTCGTGGTGGGAAACCCCGCCAACACGAACGCGCTTCTGGCCGCGGACTCCGCACCCGACGTCCCCGCCGACCGGTTCACGGCCCTGACCCGCCTGGATCACAACCGTGCGGTCGGACAGCTGACCGATGCGCTGGATGCCGCGCCCGATGACATCGACCGGCTGGCGATCTGGGGCAATCACTCCGCCACGCAGTTCCCCGACGTCTCGCACGCCGTGGTCCGCGGCGAGCCGGTCATCGAGGCGCTGTCGGCGCGGCTGGGCGGACTCGCCGCCGCCGAGGCGTGGCTGGACGAGTCGTTCATTCCGCGCGTCGCGAAGCGAGGGGCGGAGATCATCGAGGTCCGCGGTTCGTCGTCGGTCGCCTCGGCCGCCAACGCGGCGATCGAGCACGTCCGCGACGAGCAGGCCGGCACGGCCTGGACGTCGGCGGCGGTCGTCTCCACCGGCGAGTACGGAGTCCCCGAAGGCCTGGTCTGCTCGTTCCCGGTGCGCTCCGAGGGCAGCGGCTACCGCGTGATCGAGGGGCTCGCGATCAGCGAGCGCTCGCGCGCCCGGATGGACTCGTCCGTGGCCGAGCTCGTCGCCGAGCGCGACGCGGTGCGCGCGCTCGGGCTGGGATAG
- a CDS encoding cation:proton antiporter: MEFLLVAVVGVVVVALVSALAPRLGIAGPLALVAIGIAVSFLPFIPAFEVDPEIILVGVLPPLLYSAAVSLPAIEFRRDFRPIAGLSIVLVLLSTAALAAFFVLVIPGIDLPLAVALGAILSPTDAVATSIAKRLGISPRVITMLDGESLLNDATALVLLRTAIAAIAIGSVSVGAAVWSFVWGVLIALVIGAAVGLIALRVRTWVSHSAANTAISFVVPFVAYLPTEELGGSGLVAAVVAGIVTGQGAVRWFTPEQRMSDELNWRTVELILEGAVFLLMGLELKEIVRANVEDHEGLWHAGWLAASALAIILLVRAAYVSVLIAVQSRSARRMDRSRLESFNDRIDQVAAGTTYPSGADRPTPPGKVGRPPSPDQVERRVTMMRRRVSTALADLDYYQASPLGWKHGTVIVWAGMRGVVTLAAAQTLPEGPLQALLVFVAFLVAVGGLMLQGLTLPWVVRMLGLDDSGSAGPSQAEQDRLDAQLRAAAAAAMGDPALVRTSGEPFPAGFLERIVERYSQAPDDENTTMAKDGMQLRLVAIAAMRVRLNELSSGGAFSTAALRRALAELDADQLSLELRLDDQN; encoded by the coding sequence ATGGAGTTCCTGCTCGTCGCCGTCGTCGGCGTCGTCGTCGTCGCGCTCGTCTCGGCCCTCGCGCCGCGACTGGGCATCGCGGGTCCGCTCGCGCTGGTCGCGATCGGCATCGCCGTGAGCTTCCTGCCGTTCATCCCGGCGTTCGAGGTCGACCCGGAGATCATCCTGGTCGGCGTGCTCCCGCCGCTCCTGTACTCGGCGGCCGTCTCCCTCCCGGCGATCGAGTTCCGCCGCGACTTCCGGCCGATCGCCGGGCTGTCGATCGTCCTCGTGCTCCTGAGCACGGCGGCGCTGGCGGCGTTCTTCGTGCTCGTGATCCCCGGGATCGATCTCCCCCTCGCAGTCGCGCTCGGCGCGATCCTCTCGCCCACCGACGCCGTGGCCACCTCGATCGCCAAGCGCCTGGGGATCTCACCGCGCGTGATCACGATGCTCGACGGCGAAAGCCTGCTCAACGATGCGACCGCCCTGGTGCTCCTGCGCACCGCGATCGCGGCCATCGCGATCGGCAGCGTGTCGGTGGGCGCGGCGGTGTGGTCCTTCGTCTGGGGCGTGCTGATCGCACTGGTCATCGGGGCGGCCGTCGGTCTGATCGCACTCCGCGTGCGCACGTGGGTGTCGCATTCGGCGGCCAACACCGCCATCAGCTTCGTCGTGCCGTTCGTCGCGTACCTGCCGACCGAGGAACTCGGCGGGTCGGGCCTGGTCGCGGCCGTGGTCGCCGGGATCGTCACCGGTCAGGGCGCGGTGCGCTGGTTCACCCCTGAGCAGCGCATGTCGGACGAACTGAACTGGCGGACCGTCGAGCTGATCCTCGAGGGCGCGGTGTTCCTCCTGATGGGGCTGGAGCTGAAGGAGATCGTCCGAGCCAACGTCGAGGACCATGAAGGCCTCTGGCACGCGGGGTGGCTGGCCGCCAGTGCGCTGGCGATCATCCTGCTGGTGCGCGCCGCGTACGTCTCGGTGCTCATCGCCGTGCAGAGTCGCAGCGCCCGGCGCATGGACCGGTCCCGATTGGAGAGCTTCAACGACCGCATCGATCAGGTCGCCGCGGGCACGACCTACCCGAGCGGGGCTGACCGGCCGACGCCGCCCGGCAAGGTCGGGCGGCCGCCGTCGCCGGACCAGGTCGAGCGACGCGTCACGATGATGCGGCGCCGGGTCAGCACGGCCCTCGCCGACCTGGACTACTACCAGGCCTCGCCGCTGGGGTGGAAGCACGGCACGGTCATCGTCTGGGCGGGGATGCGCGGGGTGGTGACGCTCGCCGCCGCACAGACCCTGCCGGAGGGGCCCCTGCAGGCGCTGCTGGTGTTCGTCGCCTTCCTCGTCGCTGTCGGCGGACTCATGCTCCAGGGCCTGACCCTGCCGTGGGTGGTGCGGATGCTGGGGCTCGATGACTCCGGCTCGGCGGGGCCGAGTCAGGCGGAGCAGGATCGGCTCGATGCGCAGCTGCGGGCCGCGGCGGCAGCGGCGATGGGGGACCCCGCGCTGGTGCGCACGAGCGGTGAGCCGTTCCCGGCCGGCTTCCTGGAGAGGATCGTCGAGCGGTACTCGCAGGCGCCCGACGATGAGAACACCACGATGGCGAAGGACGGGATGCAGCTGCGTCTGGTGGCGATCGCGGCGATGCGCGTGCGTTTGAACGAGCTCTCATCGGGCGGCGCCTTCAGCACAGCCGCACTGCGCCGCGCCCTGGCCGAGCTGGACGCCGACCAGCTCAGCCTGGAGCTGCGCCTGGATGATCAGAACTGA
- a CDS encoding recombinase family protein, translated as MTDLTSPIHVPHAAAECPECFTELQRDRDWWLARPVGSRLVGLVISREDMPSVTEQRDELTRFGVPIEGFRHPAPETLESWEARLVRLFGTLRNGDVLVVSTVHALGRDIDEETRTVAELHRRGVVVKVLSHGGRHLFDAGR; from the coding sequence ATGACGGATCTGACCAGCCCGATCCACGTGCCGCACGCCGCCGCCGAGTGCCCGGAGTGCTTCACCGAGCTGCAGCGCGACCGTGACTGGTGGCTGGCCCGTCCCGTCGGTTCCCGTCTCGTCGGGCTCGTCATCTCGCGCGAGGACATGCCCAGCGTGACCGAGCAGCGCGACGAGCTGACGCGCTTCGGCGTGCCGATCGAGGGGTTCCGCCATCCCGCGCCGGAGACCCTCGAGTCGTGGGAAGCCCGGCTGGTCCGCCTGTTCGGCACGCTGCGAAACGGCGACGTGCTGGTCGTGAGCACGGTCCACGCACTCGGCCGCGACATCGACGAGGAGACCCGGACGGTCGCCGAGCTGCACCGCCGCGGTGTCGTGGTCAAGGTGCTCAGCCACGGCGGCCGGCATCTGTTCGACGCCGGCCGCTGA
- a CDS encoding IS481 family transposase, with translation MSHANARLTPAGRLIMVQRIQSGRPVAHVAAEMGVSRTAAWRWWRRFRDAGVAGLQDRSSVAHAHPRRTGSCQETRVRIMRELTRRGPVFIGARLGMHASVVGRVLRRHQVPLLRDLDPVTGTVIKASRRSANRYEHAHPGSLIHVDVKKLGRIPDGGGWRAHGRSEKVRGRGIGYDYVHAAIDDHSRLAYLEIHADERGTTCAGFLERAIAFYASLGVTVERVITDNAFAYRKSVAFRDVFTAHGIKQKFIRPHCPWTNGKVERLNRTLATEWAYSQPWNSNADRAAALPAWLDHYNLDRAHLGIGGKTPIDRINNGRGQYS, from the coding sequence TTGTCTCACGCTAATGCCCGGCTGACTCCGGCCGGCAGGTTGATCATGGTCCAGCGGATCCAGTCGGGGCGGCCGGTCGCGCATGTCGCCGCGGAGATGGGCGTCTCCCGTACGGCCGCGTGGCGGTGGTGGCGGCGTTTCCGGGACGCCGGCGTGGCCGGGTTGCAGGATCGCTCCAGCGTCGCCCACGCTCATCCGCGGCGGACGGGGTCGTGTCAGGAGACGCGGGTGCGGATCATGCGGGAACTGACCCGCCGCGGCCCGGTCTTCATCGGTGCGCGGCTCGGGATGCACGCGTCCGTGGTCGGGCGGGTGCTGCGCCGCCATCAGGTTCCGCTGCTGCGGGACCTTGACCCGGTCACCGGCACGGTGATCAAAGCCTCACGACGGTCCGCGAACCGGTACGAACATGCTCATCCGGGCTCGCTGATCCATGTTGATGTGAAGAAGCTCGGCCGAATCCCGGACGGCGGTGGATGGCGTGCCCACGGCCGCAGCGAGAAGGTCCGCGGCCGCGGGATCGGCTACGACTACGTGCACGCCGCGATCGATGACCACTCCCGTCTCGCGTACCTCGAGATCCACGCAGACGAACGCGGGACGACGTGCGCGGGCTTCCTGGAACGAGCGATCGCGTTCTACGCCTCGCTCGGCGTCACCGTCGAACGAGTCATCACCGACAACGCGTTCGCGTACCGGAAATCGGTCGCCTTCAGAGACGTGTTCACCGCTCACGGCATCAAACAGAAGTTCATCCGCCCGCACTGCCCCTGGACAAACGGCAAAGTCGAGCGACTGAACCGCACCCTCGCAACCGAATGGGCATACTCCCAACCCTGGAACTCAAACGCCGACCGCGCTGCGGCCTTGCCAGCCTGGCTCGACCACTACAACCTAGACAGAGCCCACCTCGGCATCGGAGGCAAAACGCCCATCGACCGAATCAACAACGGTCGAGGCCAGTACAGCTAG
- a CDS encoding acyltransferase family protein, which translates to MSAAAPAGAGAARSVPRRDIQGLRAIAVLAVVSAHVVGWPRGGFVGVDVFFVVSGFLITDLLLRELALHGRISLRRFYARRVRRILPAALLVLVVVTMTAFAVFNRPRADQTLGDAIAAALLVSNWRFAAQGTDYFHAADAVSPLQHFWTLSVEEQFYVVWPGLIMLAVLLTAAIVRRRRRVRATVGTMALLVAGASLGWAFVQTAADPTVAYFSTATRAWELAAGALLAVASPVLVRMPAVLGSLLAWVGLAGVIGAFLVIDPDTMPFPAPWALLPVIATAMVIAGGLRIHAWRGHLFPLTNPISVFVGDVSYSLYLWHFPVIVFAAVLLPAGAVTTGVVLLVIALLSVTTYFMLEQPIHRSPWLTGTSEPATAASARPVTTQPPASRAVPPAPTLSTRPAGWTPGTRYYPGSRPPAQRPVGRAAVATAAPDAFPATRTAPAAAEPPETIPPWTAWRARFGTQIGISAAVLGVGAGAVLLVLQLTLAPFAGVGSGPDAAPDNPGTSDPVAAVQAELSSAITATSWPQLDPTLDQVLARSSSDNPARDCFVPEESPDLDRCTWGSADAPRHMYLVGDSSAMAYAPAFKAIAEGSGGAWRITTVGLYGCRFTDVLVDNSDPSVVAACPQRKRDVREMIAASPADLVVVANAYTLGHAVDGRDLSAGDLISATQAEVGSYAASAGVVYLSPPPHGADLARCYSPVTAPSACLSAVEPTWHDMQAAAAAVASATGGWVVDALPFTCVQEVCPAFAGTLPIRYDATHLTVAYAEHIAPILRADLLALGLF; encoded by the coding sequence GTGAGCGCGGCCGCTCCCGCAGGTGCCGGCGCTGCCCGCTCCGTGCCGCGCCGCGACATCCAGGGCCTCCGCGCGATCGCGGTGCTCGCGGTGGTGTCCGCGCACGTCGTGGGCTGGCCGCGCGGCGGATTCGTCGGCGTGGACGTCTTCTTCGTCGTGTCCGGCTTCCTGATCACCGACCTGCTGCTGCGCGAGCTCGCACTCCACGGCCGGATCTCCCTGCGTCGGTTCTACGCGCGCCGTGTTCGGCGCATCCTTCCCGCCGCCCTCCTGGTCCTCGTGGTCGTCACGATGACGGCGTTCGCCGTGTTCAACCGGCCACGCGCCGACCAGACGCTGGGCGACGCGATCGCCGCCGCCCTCCTGGTCTCGAACTGGCGGTTCGCCGCGCAGGGCACCGACTACTTCCACGCCGCCGATGCCGTCTCGCCGCTGCAGCACTTCTGGACGCTGTCGGTCGAAGAGCAGTTCTACGTGGTGTGGCCTGGGCTCATCATGCTGGCCGTTCTCCTCACAGCCGCCATCGTGCGCCGGCGCCGGCGCGTCCGCGCAACGGTGGGGACCATGGCCCTGCTGGTCGCCGGCGCCTCCCTCGGGTGGGCCTTCGTGCAGACGGCGGCGGACCCGACGGTGGCCTACTTCTCCACCGCGACGCGTGCGTGGGAGCTCGCCGCCGGAGCGCTCCTCGCGGTCGCGAGCCCGGTGCTGGTGCGGATGCCGGCGGTGCTCGGTTCGCTGCTCGCGTGGGTCGGGCTCGCCGGGGTGATCGGGGCGTTCCTCGTCATCGATCCCGACACGATGCCCTTCCCGGCTCCGTGGGCGCTGCTGCCTGTGATCGCGACGGCGATGGTGATCGCCGGAGGTCTTCGCATCCACGCGTGGCGGGGGCACCTCTTCCCGCTCACGAATCCGATCAGCGTCTTCGTCGGCGACGTCTCGTATTCGCTGTACCTCTGGCATTTCCCGGTGATCGTCTTCGCCGCGGTGCTGCTGCCGGCCGGCGCGGTCACGACCGGGGTCGTCCTGCTCGTGATCGCCCTGCTGAGCGTCACCACGTACTTCATGCTCGAGCAGCCGATCCACCGCTCGCCGTGGCTGACCGGGACGAGCGAGCCGGCGACCGCCGCAAGTGCCCGGCCGGTCACGACACAGCCCCCCGCCTCGCGAGCCGTTCCCCCCGCTCCGACGCTGTCGACCCGACCCGCCGGCTGGACGCCGGGAACCCGCTACTACCCCGGCTCGCGACCGCCGGCGCAGCGACCGGTCGGCCGGGCAGCGGTGGCGACCGCGGCACCGGATGCCTTTCCGGCGACTCGAACCGCCCCGGCGGCCGCCGAACCGCCGGAGACGATTCCGCCGTGGACCGCATGGCGGGCCCGGTTCGGAACGCAGATCGGGATCTCCGCAGCCGTGCTCGGCGTGGGCGCGGGCGCTGTGCTGCTGGTCCTGCAGCTCACCCTCGCGCCGTTCGCGGGTGTGGGATCCGGACCGGACGCCGCCCCGGATAATCCGGGCACGAGCGATCCGGTCGCCGCCGTGCAGGCGGAGCTGTCCAGCGCGATCACGGCCACATCCTGGCCGCAGCTGGATCCGACCCTCGATCAGGTGCTCGCCCGTTCCTCGAGCGACAACCCGGCGCGCGACTGCTTCGTGCCCGAAGAATCGCCCGACCTCGATCGGTGCACGTGGGGGAGCGCCGACGCACCACGGCACATGTACCTCGTGGGCGACTCCAGTGCCATGGCCTACGCGCCCGCCTTCAAGGCGATCGCCGAGGGCAGCGGCGGCGCGTGGCGGATCACGACGGTGGGCCTGTACGGATGCCGCTTCACCGATGTCCTGGTCGACAACAGCGATCCGTCCGTCGTCGCCGCGTGCCCGCAGCGCAAGCGCGACGTCAGGGAGATGATCGCCGCAAGCCCCGCCGATCTGGTGGTCGTGGCCAATGCCTACACGCTCGGCCACGCAGTCGACGGGCGCGACCTCAGCGCGGGTGATCTGATCTCTGCGACCCAGGCCGAGGTCGGCTCCTACGCCGCGAGCGCGGGTGTCGTGTATCTGTCCCCGCCGCCGCACGGCGCGGATCTGGCGCGCTGCTACTCGCCGGTGACCGCGCCGTCCGCCTGCCTCAGCGCAGTCGAGCCCACGTGGCATGACATGCAGGCGGCCGCTGCGGCCGTAGCGTCGGCGACCGGGGGGTGGGTCGTGGACGCACTGCCGTTCACGTGCGTCCAGGAGGTGTGTCCGGCCTTCGCGGGCACGCTGCCCATCCGCTACGACGCGACCCACCTCACCGTGGCGTACGCAGAGCACATCGCGCCGATCCTGCGGGCCGACCTGCTGGCGCTCGGGCTCTTCTAG
- a CDS encoding FHA domain-containing protein, producing MRPVTAPGGAPDALVVDFAGEEFVVAPGDTFTVGREGDLAIDDNLFLHRHFLVIEKVEGLWLLSNVGSRLSATVTDSGGRVQAWLAPGARLPLVFAATSVVFSAGPTTYDLTLRLSAPAFRETPRVDEADGQSTIGEIPLTPSQRLMILALAEPVLRRDGTGRSELPTSAQAAERLGWTLTRFNRKLDNVCDKLDRSGVPGLRGGVRSFATNRRARLVEHAVSTRLVTREDLDLLDEEQPSGDDVVHADL from the coding sequence GTGCGTCCCGTGACCGCGCCGGGCGGCGCGCCGGATGCGCTGGTCGTCGATTTCGCCGGTGAGGAGTTCGTCGTCGCGCCGGGCGACACCTTCACCGTCGGTCGGGAGGGCGACCTCGCGATCGACGACAATCTGTTCCTGCACCGCCACTTCCTCGTCATCGAGAAGGTGGAGGGCTTGTGGCTGCTCTCCAACGTCGGCAGCCGCCTCTCGGCGACGGTGACCGATTCCGGAGGGCGTGTGCAGGCATGGCTGGCGCCCGGCGCGCGCCTGCCGCTGGTGTTCGCCGCGACCTCGGTGGTCTTCAGCGCCGGCCCGACGACCTACGACCTCACCCTGCGCCTTTCCGCGCCGGCGTTCCGCGAGACGCCGCGCGTGGACGAAGCGGACGGTCAGAGCACGATCGGCGAGATCCCGCTCACCCCGAGTCAGCGACTGATGATCCTCGCGCTCGCCGAGCCCGTGCTTCGCCGTGACGGGACAGGGCGCAGCGAACTGCCGACCTCTGCGCAGGCCGCGGAGCGCCTGGGCTGGACGCTGACGCGCTTCAACCGCAAGCTCGACAACGTCTGCGACAAGCTCGACCGCAGCGGCGTGCCGGGGCTGCGCGGCGGAGTGCGCTCGTTCGCGACGAACCGGCGGGCGCGCCTGGTCGAGCACGCGGTCTCGACGAGGCTGGTCACACGCGAAGACCTCGACCTGCTCGACGAGGAGCAGCCCTCCGGCGACGACGTCGTACACGCCGACCTGTGA
- a CDS encoding serine/threonine-protein kinase produces the protein MTPPDLRGFTYLDLLGSGGFADVYLYEQLLPRRRVAVKVLLADRISTTSVDEFTAEANVMAMLSTHPAIVTIYQAGVADDGRPYLVMEYCPKPNLQVRYRRERFSVAESLRVGIQVAAAVETAHRAGVLHRDIKPANILVTEYNRPALTDFGIASTTSAAAESAGLSIPWSPPESFADEPRSDPRSDVWALGATVYSLLAGRSPFELEGQRNNGADLIQRIETMAVAPLDRPDSPASLQHALERAMSKSSADRYDSALAFARALQTVQIELSHSVTPIDILDDHLEAGAPVDEDDGLTRVRGVVSISPETAPAAGQTRPNAATTQVVPDVGPKVEPTEPDGSATVLRAQIDDTRRSDSGAGAHISARSNAIEVATEAAATIRRAPAHVPPAADDRVPAAVPAPSTAASTPTRRRTALWATLGAVAAAAVIGVVLAISLSGLLNSATTASPAPTAAETAEPMNPIAGGVSAPTGLSGTATAEGVLFTWQNPNPADGDRYAWGLVTRADEEPALQQVDAPTVTVPADPSGQTCIEVLIVRTSGQYSDPVRECVP, from the coding sequence ATGACCCCGCCCGATCTGCGTGGGTTCACCTACCTCGATCTGCTGGGCTCCGGCGGGTTCGCGGACGTGTACCTGTACGAGCAGCTCCTGCCACGCCGGCGCGTCGCGGTGAAGGTGCTCCTCGCCGACCGCATCTCGACCACGTCGGTGGACGAGTTCACCGCGGAGGCGAACGTGATGGCGATGCTCTCCACGCATCCGGCCATCGTCACGATCTACCAGGCCGGCGTCGCCGACGACGGCCGTCCGTACCTGGTGATGGAGTACTGCCCCAAACCGAACCTGCAGGTGCGGTACCGGCGCGAGCGGTTCTCCGTCGCGGAGTCGCTGCGGGTCGGCATCCAGGTGGCCGCCGCCGTCGAGACCGCGCACCGCGCCGGGGTGCTGCACCGCGACATCAAGCCGGCGAACATCCTCGTCACCGAATACAACCGTCCGGCCCTCACCGACTTCGGCATCGCGTCGACGACGAGCGCCGCAGCCGAATCGGCGGGCTTGTCGATCCCGTGGTCGCCACCGGAGTCCTTCGCCGACGAACCGCGCAGCGACCCGCGCTCCGACGTGTGGGCGCTCGGCGCGACGGTGTACTCGCTGCTGGCCGGCCGCTCGCCGTTCGAGCTCGAGGGGCAGCGCAACAATGGCGCCGACCTCATCCAGCGCATCGAGACGATGGCGGTGGCGCCCCTTGACCGACCGGACTCCCCGGCGTCGCTGCAGCACGCGCTCGAGCGCGCCATGTCGAAGTCGTCCGCCGACCGGTACGACAGCGCGCTCGCCTTCGCGCGCGCACTGCAGACCGTGCAGATCGAGCTGTCGCATTCGGTGACGCCGATCGACATCCTCGACGACCATCTCGAAGCCGGGGCACCGGTCGACGAGGACGACGGGCTCACCCGCGTGCGCGGCGTGGTGAGCATCAGTCCCGAGACGGCACCCGCGGCCGGTCAGACGCGTCCGAACGCAGCGACGACGCAGGTGGTGCCGGATGTCGGGCCGAAGGTCGAGCCGACCGAGCCTGACGGCTCCGCGACGGTCCTGCGAGCACAGATCGACGACACCCGTCGCTCGGACTCCGGTGCCGGAGCGCACATCTCCGCACGCTCGAACGCGATAGAGGTCGCCACCGAGGCCGCGGCGACGATCCGGCGCGCGCCGGCGCATGTGCCGCCGGCAGCCGACGATCGCGTTCCGGCCGCGGTTCCCGCGCCTTCCACTGCAGCATCCACCCCCACGCGCCGCCGCACCGCGTTGTGGGCGACGCTGGGTGCGGTCGCTGCGGCCGCCGTCATCGGCGTCGTCCTGGCGATCTCGCTGTCGGGACTCCTGAACTCGGCGACGACCGCTTCGCCGGCGCCGACCGCGGCCGAGACGGCCGAGCCGATGAACCCGATCGCCGGCGGCGTCTCGGCGCCGACCGGCCTCAGCGGCACCGCCACTGCGGAGGGCGTGCTGTTCACGTGGCAGAACCCGAACCCGGCCGACGGCGATCGCTACGCATGGGGTCTGGTCACCCGCGCAGACGAGGAGCCGGCGCTGCAGCAGGTGGATGCCCCGACGGTCACGGTGCCGGCCGATCCCTCCGGTCAGACCTGCATCGAGGTGCTGATCGTGCGCACGAGCGGGCAGTATTCCGACCCCGTCCGCGAGTGCGTCCCGTGA
- a CDS encoding FHA domain-containing protein has translation MAGSVRYSRGGAAVIVTGSGLVVVGGDAPPTLASRVWEDVSAGRGLAGVLEGLTGAFGTSLAAIPPFAVALSESGSVRLAVRGDMSVRVVTATGTETISGAGVTTWSERVLEDVLSVHVDTADGDGEPAVLPIADGVVLGSTVDWHLDGAQQQRTGSTPGGETRAPIAPVVPRISAGAPQPVRGPLPDDTRAPSAGPAAPALQAAPVAQSAAADPQPAAPEQPVAPPGFLIDSIPSALTIPDGDTLLPADSTLAAEEAPFSSGPQSGLDALWGATVARAPEVAGDHDGETISVAEARALRAAQGGDPSIQSPVPLDSAPPSLAPPRPAAPGRLRLSTGQELLLDRTVVIGRRPRSTRVTGTDLPHLVAVDSPQQDISRSHVEFRVEGDSIVATDLHTTNGTTLHRAGVDPMRLHPGEPTVVVPGDVVDLGDAVTVEIVATEGVG, from the coding sequence ATGGCGGGATCGGTGCGGTATTCCCGAGGTGGCGCGGCGGTGATCGTGACCGGGTCTGGGCTCGTCGTGGTCGGCGGCGATGCGCCACCGACGCTGGCGTCCCGAGTCTGGGAGGACGTCTCGGCGGGGCGCGGACTGGCCGGCGTCTTGGAAGGGCTCACCGGCGCCTTCGGCACGTCGCTGGCCGCGATCCCGCCATTCGCGGTCGCGTTGTCCGAGAGCGGTTCGGTCCGCCTGGCCGTCCGCGGCGACATGTCCGTCCGGGTCGTCACCGCGACGGGAACCGAGACGATCAGCGGCGCCGGGGTCACCACCTGGAGTGAGCGGGTGCTCGAGGACGTCTTGTCGGTCCACGTGGATACCGCGGACGGCGACGGCGAACCCGCCGTCCTTCCGATCGCGGACGGCGTGGTGCTGGGTTCGACGGTGGACTGGCACCTCGACGGCGCGCAGCAACAGCGCACCGGGTCCACTCCGGGCGGCGAGACGCGCGCTCCGATCGCGCCGGTCGTGCCCCGCATCTCGGCCGGTGCGCCGCAGCCGGTCCGCGGGCCGCTCCCCGACGACACGCGCGCCCCGTCGGCGGGGCCCGCCGCGCCTGCGCTGCAGGCCGCGCCGGTGGCGCAGTCCGCCGCTGCGGATCCGCAGCCGGCCGCCCCGGAGCAGCCGGTCGCCCCTCCCGGCTTCCTGATCGATTCGATTCCGAGCGCGCTCACCATCCCGGACGGCGACACCCTCCTGCCGGCCGACTCGACGCTCGCCGCCGAGGAGGCTCCTTTCTCATCGGGACCGCAGTCAGGGCTCGACGCGCTGTGGGGGGCGACCGTCGCACGCGCGCCCGAGGTGGCCGGCGATCACGACGGCGAGACGATCTCGGTGGCGGAGGCCCGCGCGCTGCGCGCAGCGCAGGGCGGCGACCCGTCGATCCAGTCGCCCGTCCCCCTCGACTCGGCGCCGCCGTCGCTCGCCCCGCCGCGACCAGCGGCACCGGGGCGTCTGCGCCTGTCGACGGGGCAGGAGCTGCTCCTGGACCGCACGGTCGTCATCGGTCGTCGTCCCCGTTCGACGCGCGTCACCGGGACCGACCTGCCGCATCTGGTCGCCGTGGACAGCCCGCAGCAGGACATTTCACGCAGCCATGTCGAGTTCCGCGTCGAGGGCGACAGCATCGTGGCGACCGACCTGCACACCACGAACGGCACGACCCTGCATCGCGCAGGCGTTGATCCGATGCGCCTGCACCCAGGCGAGCCGACCGTCGTGGTCCCCGGCGACGTCGTCGATCTCGGCGATGCCGTGACGGTGGAGATCGTCGCGACCGAGGGAGTCGGGTGA